In a single window of the Tautonia rosea genome:
- a CDS encoding BCCT family transporter has translation MIDRFTKSMEPLGLFHVALPLCIAVSLIGIVWPETFAGTVSDVTQTFFESVDWFFMGSVTGFLILAAWLALGRYGSIKLGGPDDTPEFSTGSWLAMLFAAGMGVGLLFWGVAEPMTHFASPPIGEAYSPESARQAMILTMLHWGFHAWAVYSVGALVLAYFHYRVGTNFLAGAPIRAAFQGRWVEPVATMADLFAVLAVALGVAGSLAMGVFQLQTGLNLVLGTPAEALWFAMLLLGLLFAAFMTSAATSLDKGIKILSNTNMVLAILLMIFVLLAGPTPFLLRMMFTGLGDYLSALPAISFRLYPHQNLGAWVGSWTLTYFIWWIAWAPFVGIFIARISKGRTIQQFVAGVLLAPTAFSLIWFSVFGGMGMFEELQGAGGIGSIVKEDVTTALFALLDRLPVSGVLTAVALLLLFIFIVTSVDSATYVLGMLSSQGAMDPPRFRKFAWGITLAALGAALVMTRNIEVVRAGAISFALPLTLILLLQAAALVRTLRSNHLPPATPVPLPSTKEANG, from the coding sequence ATGATTGATCGCTTCACGAAGTCAATGGAGCCTCTGGGGCTGTTTCATGTGGCCTTGCCGCTCTGTATTGCGGTGTCGTTGATCGGCATCGTCTGGCCCGAGACGTTTGCCGGCACGGTCTCCGACGTGACGCAGACCTTTTTTGAGAGTGTCGACTGGTTTTTCATGGGGTCGGTCACGGGCTTCCTGATCCTGGCCGCCTGGCTGGCCCTGGGCCGGTACGGCTCGATCAAGCTGGGAGGCCCGGACGACACGCCGGAGTTCTCCACCGGGTCGTGGCTGGCCATGCTCTTTGCGGCGGGGATGGGGGTGGGGCTGTTGTTCTGGGGGGTGGCCGAACCGATGACGCACTTCGCCTCGCCGCCGATCGGTGAGGCGTACTCTCCCGAGTCGGCGCGGCAGGCGATGATCCTGACAATGCTCCACTGGGGCTTCCACGCCTGGGCCGTCTACAGCGTCGGGGCGTTGGTCCTGGCCTATTTCCACTACCGAGTCGGGACGAACTTTCTGGCCGGGGCGCCCATCCGCGCGGCCTTTCAAGGCCGATGGGTCGAGCCGGTCGCCACGATGGCCGATCTGTTCGCCGTTCTGGCCGTCGCGCTCGGGGTGGCCGGATCGCTGGCGATGGGGGTCTTTCAGCTTCAAACAGGGCTGAATCTTGTGCTTGGCACCCCGGCCGAGGCGCTCTGGTTCGCCATGCTCCTGCTTGGCTTGCTGTTCGCGGCCTTCATGACCTCGGCGGCGACCTCGCTCGACAAGGGGATCAAGATCCTCAGTAACACGAACATGGTGTTGGCCATTCTCCTGATGATCTTCGTCCTGCTGGCCGGGCCGACACCGTTTCTCTTGCGAATGATGTTCACAGGACTGGGTGATTACCTGTCGGCCTTGCCCGCGATCTCGTTCCGCCTGTATCCGCATCAGAACCTCGGTGCCTGGGTCGGCTCGTGGACGTTGACGTACTTCATCTGGTGGATCGCCTGGGCCCCCTTCGTCGGGATCTTCATCGCCAGGATCAGCAAGGGGCGGACGATTCAGCAGTTCGTCGCCGGAGTCCTGCTCGCGCCGACGGCCTTTTCGCTCATCTGGTTCTCGGTCTTCGGCGGCATGGGGATGTTCGAGGAGCTGCAAGGAGCCGGCGGCATCGGCTCGATCGTCAAGGAAGACGTGACGACCGCCCTGTTCGCCTTGCTCGACCGCTTGCCCGTTTCAGGAGTCCTCACGGCGGTCGCCTTGCTCCTGCTCTTTATCTTCATTGTGACCAGTGTCGACAGCGCCACCTATGTGCTGGGGATGCTCAGTAGCCAGGGGGCGATGGACCCGCCTCGGTTCCGCAAATTTGCCTGGGGAATCACCTTGGCGGCGCTCGGTGCGGCCCTGGTGATGACCCGGAACATCGAGGTCGTCCGGGCCGGGGCCATCAGCTTTGCCCTTCCCTTGACCCTGATCCTGCTGCTTCAGGCTGCCGCTTTGGTGCGGACGCTCCGATCGAACCATCTGCCGCCCGCGACTCCTGTCCCCTTGCCCTCGACGAAGGAGGCGAACGGATGA
- a CDS encoding DUF1592 domain-containing protein: MKTLFEIRPDAGRALVLGVLVAVGMVGVSIGSAARAAEDDPVQALGLQVYQQQCAECHGDNGEGSQLDYPHPLQGAKSLEGLTAYIDKEMPPGFEDEVTGEDAEAVARYVYDAFYSEIAQARNAPARIELARLTVDQYRNSVSDLIASFRGRGDWTDERGLKGEYYTDRGFRRDRKKIERIDPELNFDFGIGVPDGDTEKFDKRNQFSAQWEGSVMPPESGTYEFVVWTEHAVRLFVNDEETPLIDGWVQSGDDRERRASIPLLAGRPYRIRLEFSKAYQGVRKDDDEPEIPASIRLSWVPPRRAEEVIPTRHLSPEWAPEVFVVTTPFPPDDRSIGYERGTTISASWAQASTDAAIETAAYVVEHLNELAKVKDDDPEREIKLRDFAAKFVERAFRRPLDAEQRDLYVDRQFDTAPNAETAIKRVVLLALKSPRFLYHEIDPELDPYAVASRISYALWDSLPDDALMKAAAEGRLETRDQVAEQARRMLDDPRARAKVLDFFRKWMKIDDVPDLAKDPSHFEDFTPEVISDLRTSLELFLEDVIWNSDAADFRRLLLDEPVMLNGRLAAFYGADMPEDAPFAPVVDGIGERAGLLSHPYLMANFAYTSESSPIFRGVFLARNVLGTRLRPPQEAFSPLAPDLHPDLSTRERTVLQTSPESCMSCHGLINPLGFALEHYDAVGRFREEDNGKPIDASGLYQTRTGETATFEGVRELAEFLARSDEVADAFVERLFQHQIKQPIRAFGPGTIAELRDAFVTHDYNIQTLLVDIVAKSALTPRQSADLASTGE; the protein is encoded by the coding sequence ATGAAGACGTTGTTCGAGATCCGACCTGACGCTGGCCGAGCCCTGGTTCTTGGGGTGCTGGTGGCGGTCGGCATGGTGGGTGTGTCGATCGGTTCGGCCGCCAGAGCCGCCGAGGACGACCCGGTTCAGGCCCTCGGCCTTCAGGTCTACCAGCAGCAGTGCGCCGAGTGCCACGGAGACAACGGCGAAGGCTCTCAGCTCGACTATCCTCACCCCTTGCAGGGCGCCAAGTCGCTCGAAGGGCTGACGGCCTACATCGACAAGGAGATGCCCCCCGGCTTCGAGGACGAGGTGACGGGAGAGGATGCCGAGGCGGTCGCCCGCTACGTCTACGACGCCTTCTACTCCGAGATCGCCCAGGCCCGCAACGCCCCGGCTCGGATCGAGCTGGCCCGCCTGACCGTCGACCAGTACCGCAACAGCGTCTCCGACCTGATCGCCAGCTTCCGGGGCCGAGGTGATTGGACCGACGAGCGCGGGTTGAAGGGCGAGTATTACACCGACCGAGGATTCCGCCGCGATCGGAAGAAGATCGAGCGGATTGACCCCGAGCTGAACTTCGACTTCGGCATCGGCGTGCCCGACGGCGACACCGAGAAGTTTGACAAGCGCAACCAGTTCTCCGCCCAATGGGAAGGCTCGGTGATGCCCCCGGAGTCGGGCACCTACGAGTTCGTCGTCTGGACCGAACATGCCGTCCGGCTCTTTGTCAACGACGAGGAAACACCCTTGATCGACGGCTGGGTGCAGTCGGGCGACGACCGGGAGCGCCGGGCGTCGATCCCCCTGCTCGCCGGGCGCCCGTACCGGATTCGCCTGGAGTTCTCGAAGGCGTATCAAGGGGTCCGCAAGGACGACGACGAGCCGGAGATCCCGGCCTCGATCCGCCTGTCGTGGGTCCCTCCTCGACGGGCTGAGGAAGTGATCCCGACCCGGCACCTCTCGCCCGAGTGGGCCCCCGAGGTCTTCGTCGTCACCACCCCCTTCCCTCCCGACGACCGGAGCATCGGCTACGAGCGAGGCACAACGATCTCGGCCTCCTGGGCGCAGGCCTCGACCGACGCGGCGATCGAGACGGCCGCCTATGTCGTCGAGCATCTGAATGAGCTGGCGAAGGTCAAGGACGACGACCCCGAGCGCGAAATCAAGCTGCGGGACTTTGCCGCGAAGTTCGTCGAGCGCGCCTTCCGTCGTCCGCTCGACGCCGAACAGCGCGACCTGTACGTCGATCGCCAGTTCGACACCGCGCCGAACGCCGAAACGGCCATCAAACGGGTCGTGCTGCTGGCCTTGAAGTCCCCCCGGTTCCTCTACCACGAGATCGACCCGGAGCTGGACCCGTACGCCGTCGCCTCCCGGATCTCGTACGCCCTCTGGGACAGCCTTCCCGACGACGCGTTGATGAAGGCCGCCGCCGAGGGCCGCCTCGAAACCCGAGACCAGGTCGCCGAGCAGGCGCGGCGGATGCTCGACGACCCGAGGGCCCGCGCCAAGGTGCTCGACTTCTTCCGCAAGTGGATGAAGATCGACGACGTGCCCGACCTGGCCAAGGACCCGAGTCATTTCGAGGACTTCACCCCCGAGGTCATTTCCGACCTGCGCACCTCGCTCGAACTGTTCCTCGAAGATGTGATCTGGAACAGCGACGCGGCCGACTTCCGCCGCCTCTTGCTCGACGAGCCGGTGATGCTCAACGGTCGCCTGGCCGCCTTCTACGGCGCCGACATGCCCGAGGACGCCCCCTTTGCCCCGGTCGTCGACGGCATCGGCGAGCGGGCCGGCTTGCTGTCGCATCCCTATCTGATGGCGAACTTTGCGTACACGAGCGAGTCGTCGCCGATCTTCCGTGGGGTCTTCCTCGCCCGGAACGTGCTGGGGACTCGTCTCCGGCCGCCGCAGGAGGCCTTTTCCCCCCTCGCGCCCGACCTGCACCCGGATCTCTCGACCCGCGAGCGAACCGTTTTGCAAACCAGCCCCGAATCGTGCATGTCGTGTCACGGGCTGATCAACCCGCTCGGGTTCGCCCTGGAGCACTACGACGCCGTCGGCCGATTCCGTGAGGAAGACAACGGCAAGCCGATTGACGCCTCCGGCCTTTACCAGACCCGAACCGGCGAGACCGCCACCTTTGAAGGGGTCCGCGAGCTGGCCGAGTTCCTCGCCCGAAGTGACGAGGTGGCCGACGCCTTCGTCGAACGCCTCTTCCAGCACCAGATCAAGCAACCGATCCGCGCCTTCGGCCCCGGGACGATCGCGGAGCTTCGAGACGCGTTCGTGACGCACGACTACAACATCCAGACCCTGCTCGTCGACATCGTCGCCAAGTCGGCCCTGACCCCCCGCCAGAGCGCCGATCTGGCCTCGACGGGGGAATAA
- a CDS encoding DUF1552 domain-containing protein: MARTTTRRDFVRKLGIGGAALPFILNLPSLGFANQGGRKQRLVVVFSPNGVVQKNFWADEAGPLTSFKPSLEPLEPFRDRTLLLKGVCNKIKGDGDGHMRGIGCLLTGAELFPGNIQGGSDTPAGWASGVSIDQEIANFLQANEATRTRFGSLEFGVMVPERADTWTRMSYAGPNKPLTPIDDPYQMFNKLYGRLKDQESLKSILDDLQDDLKKVRSHVSAEDRRLLDEHAEFVRAMELQLSSSKPIEDVGHAVPELDPGLDEAENDQMPEISKAQIDLLVNSFAADFNRVATLQYTNSVGQAKMRWVGVEEGHHELSHEPNSNDEAQDKLTKINHWFAEQIAYLAKRLDETPEPGGEGTMLDNTTIVWTNELGAGNSHTRNDIPFVLVGGGLNYRMGRAVHYDRVNHNRLLMSFAHAFGHHIDRFGNPDYCGEGILPDLT; the protein is encoded by the coding sequence ATGGCCCGGACCACGACCCGACGCGACTTTGTCCGCAAGCTTGGCATCGGCGGCGCCGCCTTGCCGTTCATCCTGAACCTGCCGAGCCTCGGCTTCGCGAACCAGGGGGGGCGGAAGCAGCGCCTGGTCGTCGTCTTCAGCCCCAACGGCGTCGTCCAGAAGAACTTCTGGGCCGACGAGGCGGGGCCGCTGACCTCCTTCAAGCCGAGCCTCGAACCGCTGGAGCCGTTCCGCGATCGAACCCTGCTGCTCAAGGGGGTTTGCAACAAGATCAAGGGAGACGGCGACGGCCACATGCGCGGCATCGGCTGTCTCTTGACCGGCGCCGAGCTGTTCCCGGGCAACATCCAGGGCGGTTCCGACACCCCCGCCGGCTGGGCCAGCGGCGTGTCGATCGACCAGGAGATCGCCAACTTCCTCCAGGCGAACGAGGCCACCCGCACCCGCTTCGGCTCGCTTGAGTTCGGCGTGATGGTCCCCGAGCGGGCCGACACCTGGACCCGCATGTCCTACGCCGGGCCGAACAAGCCCCTCACCCCGATCGACGACCCCTACCAGATGTTCAACAAGCTCTACGGTCGCCTGAAGGACCAGGAGAGCCTCAAGAGCATCCTCGACGACCTGCAAGACGACCTGAAGAAGGTCCGCTCGCACGTCAGCGCGGAAGACCGCCGCCTGCTCGACGAGCACGCCGAGTTCGTCCGCGCCATGGAGCTTCAGCTCTCCAGCAGCAAGCCCATCGAGGACGTCGGCCACGCCGTCCCCGAGCTCGACCCCGGCCTCGACGAGGCCGAGAACGACCAGATGCCCGAGATCTCGAAGGCCCAGATCGACCTTTTGGTCAACAGCTTCGCCGCCGACTTCAACCGCGTGGCCACCTTGCAGTACACCAACTCGGTCGGCCAGGCCAAGATGCGCTGGGTCGGCGTCGAGGAGGGTCACCACGAGCTCTCCCACGAGCCGAACAGCAACGACGAGGCCCAGGACAAGCTCACCAAGATCAACCACTGGTTCGCCGAGCAGATCGCCTACCTCGCCAAGCGCCTCGACGAGACCCCCGAGCCCGGCGGCGAGGGGACCATGCTCGACAACACCACCATCGTCTGGACCAACGAGCTTGGCGCCGGCAACTCCCACACCCGCAACGACATCCCCTTCGTCCTTGTCGGCGGCGGCCTCAACTACCGCATGGGCCGCGCCGTCCATTACGACCGCGTCAACCACAACCGCCTTCTCATGTCCTTCGCCCACGCCTTCGGCCACCACATCGACCGCTTCGGCAACCCCGACTACTGCGGCGAAGGCATCCTGCCGGACTTGACCTGA
- a CDS encoding ParA family protein, with protein sequence MARLIAVFNNKGGVGKTVLTWNIADTLARNGRRVLLIDFDPQCNLSIAVLGEGDFVSRLPTQNAPYGTTLRAYLQRFLQNTGGEELFLHRGPGTHRNVQLLAGDFWLNVYADSLNVGADLLSGTGLAKYVVLRNIVREAEEKAGHEFDYAIIDLPPSFGALVRATFYSSDYFIVPCTSDNFSVYCVGLIGHMIPNFVQDWQTGLSRFKSNNPHYTDFDELGRPAFAGWIFNGFDTARERRSQAEIQAEVPQRNRRMARADETFHERLTRAIDTDLVSRLRREIRHYDAIAPNLIHPYMIGDIEDANVLIQNSLWQNIPLGQLNRVNQLTALQNRTGWSHNQLEKIELFREKFADAADCITRICT encoded by the coding sequence ATGGCTCGCCTGATAGCAGTGTTTAACAACAAGGGCGGAGTGGGCAAAACTGTTTTAACCTGGAATATAGCTGACACTCTTGCAAGAAATGGGAGACGTGTTTTACTCATTGATTTTGATCCACAATGTAATTTGTCTATCGCTGTATTAGGAGAAGGAGACTTCGTTTCTCGCCTACCAACTCAAAATGCCCCATATGGAACAACTCTTCGGGCTTATCTTCAACGGTTTCTTCAAAATACCGGGGGTGAAGAACTTTTTTTGCATCGAGGTCCCGGCACCCATCGCAACGTACAACTCTTAGCTGGTGATTTTTGGCTTAATGTTTATGCAGATTCGCTTAACGTTGGTGCCGATCTACTTTCTGGAACTGGCCTAGCCAAATATGTTGTATTACGCAACATTGTCAGAGAAGCCGAAGAAAAAGCTGGTCACGAATTTGACTATGCTATAATTGACCTTCCTCCTTCTTTCGGCGCACTGGTCCGAGCAACTTTCTATTCCTCCGATTATTTTATAGTTCCTTGTACATCAGATAACTTTAGCGTCTACTGTGTTGGCTTGATTGGCCATATGATTCCAAATTTTGTTCAAGATTGGCAAACAGGCTTGTCAAGATTTAAATCGAACAATCCTCATTATACCGATTTTGACGAATTAGGCCGACCAGCATTTGCTGGCTGGATTTTCAATGGGTTTGACACCGCACGGGAACGGCGAAGCCAAGCCGAAATCCAAGCCGAAGTCCCCCAAAGAAATCGTCGAATGGCTCGCGCGGACGAAACTTTTCACGAAAGACTCACCCGAGCTATCGATACTGATCTAGTATCGCGCCTCAGGAGGGAGATACGCCACTACGATGCAATTGCCCCCAATTTAATTCACCCATATATGATTGGTGATATAGAAGATGCAAATGTCCTAATTCAAAATAGTTTATGGCAAAATATTCCCTTAGGTCAATTGAACAGAGTTAACCAGCTAACAGCTTTGCAAAATAGAACTGGTTGGTCACACAACCAGCTAGAAAAAATCGAACTTTTCAGAGAAAAATTTGCAGACGCAGCCGATTGCATCACGAGAATATGCACTTAA
- a CDS encoding carbonic anhydrase family protein: protein MSLFPLAPQSVMHHEHLPLQSPIDLGEARPMTHQLSSAEIAIHWESAVNGEICEGDHGPIIVFEESTATINVLVPGTRAATRFTLAQLHFHYESEHRLNGRQWPFELHIVHTATEPDPTRPGKNRTIYAVVGVMVEGGGQRGAKSDQTLSELVGKLRTYSTAETDEKSRAAKLTAPLNPNDLVPFDPTSPVTHVPLWRYEGSLTSKIGEPNEGYVSWIVIEPTLQVSDETLEQWKLLKHKANEPQPLERRFVLYSPGSGRGTGQIG from the coding sequence ATGTCATTGTTCCCCTTAGCCCCCCAGAGTGTGATGCATCACGAACATCTGCCGCTTCAGTCTCCCATCGACCTTGGCGAAGCCCGGCCGATGACACATCAGTTGTCGTCAGCGGAGATCGCGATTCATTGGGAATCCGCAGTCAATGGCGAGATCTGCGAGGGTGATCACGGCCCGATCATCGTGTTCGAGGAAAGCACCGCCACGATCAATGTCCTTGTGCCGGGCACGCGCGCAGCCACCCGCTTCACCCTGGCTCAACTGCATTTCCACTACGAAAGTGAGCATCGCCTCAACGGTCGGCAATGGCCGTTCGAGCTGCATATCGTCCACACGGCCACCGAGCCGGACCCGACACGCCCAGGGAAGAACCGTACGATCTACGCCGTCGTTGGGGTGATGGTCGAAGGGGGCGGCCAGCGCGGCGCGAAGTCCGATCAGACCCTGAGCGAGCTGGTCGGGAAGCTGCGTACCTACAGCACGGCGGAGACCGACGAGAAATCGCGGGCCGCCAAACTGACAGCCCCCCTCAACCCGAACGACCTCGTCCCCTTCGACCCGACCTCGCCCGTCACCCACGTTCCGCTCTGGCGGTATGAAGGTTCGCTGACATCAAAGATCGGGGAACCAAACGAAGGCTACGTAAGCTGGATCGTCATCGAACCCACGCTCCAGGTCAGCGACGAGACCCTTGAACAGTGGAAGCTGCTCAAGCACAAGGCGAACGAACCGCAGCCACTGGAACGTCGGTTCGTGCTCTACAGCCCTGGCAGCGGACGCGGCACTGGCCAAATCGGATAA
- the aqpZ gene encoding aquaporin Z — protein MNKYAAEFVGTFWLVLGGCGSAVLAAAFPDVGIGLLGVSFAFGLTVLTMAFAIGHISGCHLNPAVSVGLWAGGRFPAKLLLPYIVAQVLGAIAAGGVLYIIATGKAGFDVADGFASNGYGEHSPGGYSMLAGLVTEVVMTMMFLVIILGATDARAPAGFAPIAIGLGLTLIHLISIPVTNTSVNPARSTGVAVFVGGWALTQLWLFWVAPIVGAALGAGLYRFLGKSED, from the coding sequence ATGAACAAATATGCGGCAGAATTTGTAGGGACATTCTGGCTGGTTCTTGGCGGGTGCGGGAGCGCGGTGCTGGCGGCTGCGTTTCCTGATGTGGGGATTGGTCTGCTGGGTGTTTCGTTTGCCTTTGGATTGACAGTGCTGACGATGGCCTTTGCAATTGGGCACATCTCCGGTTGTCATTTGAACCCGGCCGTTTCCGTCGGGCTCTGGGCGGGGGGGCGGTTCCCGGCCAAGCTGCTCTTGCCTTACATCGTCGCGCAGGTTCTGGGAGCGATTGCGGCCGGAGGCGTTCTTTATATCATCGCGACGGGCAAAGCGGGCTTCGACGTGGCCGACGGATTCGCGTCGAATGGTTACGGCGAGCATTCGCCCGGTGGCTATTCCATGCTCGCGGGGTTGGTGACGGAAGTTGTGATGACCATGATGTTCCTCGTCATCATTCTCGGTGCTACGGATGCGCGAGCCCCCGCCGGATTCGCTCCGATCGCGATCGGTCTGGGCCTGACCTTGATTCACCTGATCAGCATTCCCGTGACCAACACCTCGGTCAATCCCGCACGAAGCACCGGCGTGGCCGTCTTCGTGGGGGGCTGGGCCTTGACTCAGTTGTGGCTGTTCTGGGTCGCTCCGATCGTCGGTGCTGCGCTCGGAGCAGGTCTCTATCGATTCCTTGGCAAGTCTGAAGACTGA